In the genome of Paenibacillus pabuli, the window TACACGCCATCCGCAGTAGGTACGAATGCAGCACTTGCCCTTGCAAAACTGTGTTATGAAATGCTGCTGACGGACGGAGTAAAAGCGAAAGTAGCCAGTGACAGCAACGTCGTGACGCAAGCGCTGGAAAACATCGTTGAGACCAACATTCTGTTGTCTGGTCTTGGATTTGAGAGTGGCGGTCTGGCCGCAGCACATGCGATCCACAACGGTTTGACTGTGCTGGAGGGTACTCATCACTTCTTCCACGGTGAAAAAGTATCCTTCGGTACGATTGCACAGCTCGTCCTCGAAAATGCACCAACCGAAGAGCTGCATGAAGTCATGGACTTCTGTCTCGCAGTGGGACTGCCTGTAAGCTTGGCGGATATCGGTGTAGATACCATTAGTCAGGAAGAGCTGTTGAAGGTGGCCGAGATCGCATGTATTCCGGAAGAATCCATTCACGCCATGCCGTTCCCGATTACGGTTCCTGAAGTGGCTGCTGCCATTGCGGCGGCTGACCGTATGGGACGGGACTACAAAAAAGCTCGCCGGGAGGCGAAATAAATGAAAAAAATCATCAATCAGGCTGAAAATGTTGTCATGGAAATGTGCAACGGGATTGCGCTGGCGCACCCGGAGCTTGAATTTTTGAAAAAATATAAAGTGATTAAACGCAGAGAGATTAATGGGGATAAAGTCAGCCTCATCAGCGGCGGCGGTAGTGGTCATGAACCTGCTCATGCAGGTTATGTTGGCAAAGGCATGCTGGATGCTGCGGTTTGTGGAGATGTATTCGCATCTCCTTCCCAGATTCAGGTATATCAGGCGATCAAGGCCACAGCCAGCAGGAAGGGTACGCTGCTAATTATCAAGAATTACAGCGGCGACATGATGAACTTCAAGAATGCAGCGCATCTGGCAGAGGAAGATGGCATTGACGTGCAATATGTACGGGTTGAGGATGATATTGCTGTACAAGACAGTCTGTATACAGTAGGACGCCGCGGCGTTGCAGGAACCGTTTTGGTGCACAAAATCGCTGGAGCCGCAGCCGAAGAAGGCCGCAGCCTGGCAGAGGTGAAAGCCGTTGCGGATAAAGCAGCTCAGAACGTACGCAGCATCGGATTTGGATTCACCTCCTGTACGGTGCCTGCCAAAGGAACACCGACATTTGAAATCGCTGAAGATGAGATGGAATTCGGGGTAGGCATTCATGGTGAGCCAGGCATTCGCCGCGAGAAGCTTGTATCTGCGGATGAGCTTGCAGGACGCATGGTTCAAGCGCTGCTTGCAGACATGAATCTGGACAACGAGGCATCCGCTGAGATTGCTGTGCTCGTCAATGGCTTCGGTGCTACACCTTTACAGGAGCTTTATCTGCTTAACAATTCGGTTCAGCGTGAGCTGGCACAGCGTTCAGGTCTAGTTGTAGCCACTACGTTTGTGGGCAATTACATGACAAGCATCGATATGGCAGGTGCATCGGTAACCATCCTCAAACTGGACGATGAATTGAAAACGTTGCTGTTCAAGGAAAGTGATACACCGGCGTTCAAAGTGTCTGGTCCTCCGGCAGCGCAAGTGGCATATTCCGAAGCGCTGGAAGCTGTCGTGACTGAAGATGCGCCTGTATCCTACGAAGTGGAGACACCGGCATCTTCTGCGGTAATCAACAACAATCAATTCTCCCTGGATAATATCGTCTACCTGATCGATAAGATGAGTGAGATCATCATTAAGAACGAAGTCCCGTTCTGTGAACTGGATTCCCATGCAGGTGACGGCGACTTTGGCATGAGCGTAGCGAAGGGCTTCAGACAGCTCAAACGCGAATGGAACCATATCGTGAACGAAGAGAAAAAGGATATCGGTTCATTCCTGGGTGCATGCTCTCTTGTCATTATGGAATACTGCGGTGGAGCATCCGGCCCAATCTGGGGTTCGGCATTCCGTGCAGCCGGCAAAGCCGTAGGTGACAAGCAGCAATTGAACGTTGCAGAGTTCGCTGACATGATACAGGCGGCAGTACAGGGGATTCAATCCACAGGAGAGCGTTCCTTTGGACGTGGTGCCGTTGTGGGTGACAAAACCTTGATTGACGCACTTGTCCCTTGTGCAGACTCATGGACGCAAAGTGCAACGTCTGGAGATGACTTCAAAACGGCGTTTGCCAAAGGAGCGGAAGCGGCAGTAAAAGGCGCGAAGAAAACAGAAGACATCGTGGCACGCATGGGCCGCGCGGGTACGGTTGGCGATCGCAGTCTGGGCTACCCGGATGCTGGCGCATATGCGCTCGGTGTCATATTCACAGAGTTGTCTGAGTCAGTGAAATAAATATAATGTGAAGCGCTAACGAACTTACCGCACCTTAAAAGGCAGATCATCAACGGTTGCCAGATTTAACGAACCTCAGTCACGCTATTTCGTCATAAAAGGGCGTTGAAGCCTCAAAAATAAGCCAAATCGATGAAATAACTTCTCTGTGATTCGTTAGATCCCAGATCTGGTCATATAGGAGCGAATAGCGTGTGTCAGGTTCATTAAAACAAAATAGCAACTAGAAGGGGATGTCCACCGTCATATTCATGACTTAGGGGACATCCTCTTTTTCATATTGATCATTCGCTCACGCTCGTGGAATCGATCTTCAATCGCATCGAAGGTTTGATACTGCCTCCTGCCTCCCCTTGGTTTGCTATTCTTTTTCATTTTCTTCATTGGTGAAGACCTGACTCCTATTTTGACGCGATTCTGTTCTGTTATTTTGTTGAATATGCCGTTGTCCCTTTTGTATATAGATTATCCACTAACTCAAAAAATTCTTCTGGCGATAAATCCTTTTGTCGCTGGATCCAAAGACGAAATAAAGAGAGTGATGTTGAAATGTGAAACTCGATCAGGTATGGCGTTAAGGGGCTGTTTGGCGGTAAATTTAATTCCAATCTGCCAAGGGTGATTTCTCTTTTCAAGCGTTCTAAAAAACGAATACTGCCATAGTCGCCCAAAAAGGCATTGAGTACCGAAAGATATTCCTTGTTTTCCAAACAATGAAGCGTATCTTGAACAGTATGGGAAGATAGCTCTTTTTTCGCCAATTCTTCTTTTATGTAGTTCAATAAGTCATTTTCAACAAAGTCTAACAATTCGTAAATATCAGTAAAGTATTGATAAAATGTGCTGCGGTTATATCCCGCCTTATTCGTAATCTCTTGAACCGAGATTTTTTCAATCGGCTTTTGACTATATAACTCACAAAAAACATTGATAAACGTTTGTCTTGTTTTTTCCGTGATCTGGGGCTGCTTTTTCATTTTTTTCTCCTATCGGTAACAAGAGTATCATCCGACAAATAATTAAAAATTGATGTTTGATCAAGGGCATAATAACGATTTATGATTAAATCATACAACACGTTGTTGCATAGTCAAGAGAGATTGTTTAAAAAAAGAGGGAGGATGTTATGTCCGTTAAACAAAATAGAATTTTAATATATGGTGCAGGTGTTATAGGGAGCATATACGCAATGAGATTCATTGAAGCAGGACTTGACGTTACGATGTTTGCACGTTCTGATCGATTTAAAACATTGAAAGAAAAGGGCCTGCAATATCATGAAAAAGGTACGGTTAAATCGATTAAAGTCAATGTCATTGATACGCTTGAAAATGATGATGTATATGATTTTATTTTCGTTACTGTTCGTTATGATCGAGCCGAATCAGCGTTGTTAGCCCTACAAGACAATCAAAGCAAAAATATTGTTACAATGACTAATAATTCAATTGGATTTTCTTCGTGGCTAGATCTGGTTGGAGATAGACTTTTACCCGCTTTTCCCGGTATTGGCGGACAGATTAAAGAAGGAGTATTATTTGCCCGATTTCTACCAAAGATTCTGGTGACTACTGTGTTCGGAGAAATTAGTGGTTTAGTGACAGAACGTGTAGA includes:
- the dhaK gene encoding dihydroxyacetone kinase subunit DhaK → MKKIINQAENVVMEMCNGIALAHPELEFLKKYKVIKRREINGDKVSLISGGGSGHEPAHAGYVGKGMLDAAVCGDVFASPSQIQVYQAIKATASRKGTLLIIKNYSGDMMNFKNAAHLAEEDGIDVQYVRVEDDIAVQDSLYTVGRRGVAGTVLVHKIAGAAAEEGRSLAEVKAVADKAAQNVRSIGFGFTSCTVPAKGTPTFEIAEDEMEFGVGIHGEPGIRREKLVSADELAGRMVQALLADMNLDNEASAEIAVLVNGFGATPLQELYLLNNSVQRELAQRSGLVVATTFVGNYMTSIDMAGASVTILKLDDELKTLLFKESDTPAFKVSGPPAAQVAYSEALEAVVTEDAPVSYEVETPASSAVINNNQFSLDNIVYLIDKMSEIIIKNEVPFCELDSHAGDGDFGMSVAKGFRQLKREWNHIVNEEKKDIGSFLGACSLVIMEYCGGASGPIWGSAFRAAGKAVGDKQQLNVAEFADMIQAAVQGIQSTGERSFGRGAVVGDKTLIDALVPCADSWTQSATSGDDFKTAFAKGAEAAVKGAKKTEDIVARMGRAGTVGDRSLGYPDAGAYALGVIFTELSESVK
- a CDS encoding ketopantoate reductase family protein, coding for MSVKQNRILIYGAGVIGSIYAMRFIEAGLDVTMFARSDRFKTLKEKGLQYHEKGTVKSIKVNVIDTLENDDVYDFIFVTVRYDRAESALLALQDNQSKNIVTMTNNSIGFSSWLDLVGDRLLPAFPGIGGQIKEGVLFARFLPKILVTTVFGEISGLVTERVENLAKIFKTAKLPWAIKKDMRSYLITHSVSDIALLGFLKMDNKIINPDTANNRKTAHEITHTLKAYLRAIQKAGVAINPSAFKIVLTCPDFILDLLFMLWLRTEMVKDMMLPDYASSANNEVVQLNNDLLKFLSQKGITP
- a CDS encoding TetR/AcrR family transcriptional regulator, producing the protein MKKQPQITEKTRQTFINVFCELYSQKPIEKISVQEITNKAGYNRSTFYQYFTDIYELLDFVENDLLNYIKEELAKKELSSHTVQDTLHCLENKEYLSVLNAFLGDYGSIRFLERLKREITLGRLELNLPPNSPLTPYLIEFHISTSLSLFRLWIQRQKDLSPEEFFELVDNLYTKGTTAYSTK